Proteins from a single region of Chloroherpeton thalassium ATCC 35110:
- a CDS encoding response regulator: protein MTTQTNDDKASNKHNIMFVDDEPLVTQSLRILFSKDYNVFTAEGGVESLELVKKHHISVLVSDQRMPVMTGVELLREVKELSPHTIRILMTGYTDLQAIIDSVNVGEIFRYINKPWRVDKLRETIRFACRVSNERAWLTAQKQATQASNSAAPAAKSPANSQEVLLFVDKNPAHLKIFEDFFTPKYKVLTAETAEKAMMILNHNTVSVVSSDVKISHEDGSDFLIVVKERFPNVATVLITDVRDANLAIRMVNEGQVYRYLIKPFPRESLRLTIDAAVLHHTVLKDNPSMNLKLQEQISFSNTKATGTRSFQELLSAVRQNYASRPIY, encoded by the coding sequence ATGACCACGCAAACAAATGACGACAAAGCATCCAATAAGCACAATATCATGTTTGTTGATGATGAACCGTTGGTAACGCAATCGCTTCGTATTTTATTTTCCAAAGATTACAATGTGTTTACAGCCGAAGGCGGCGTTGAATCGCTTGAACTTGTCAAAAAACATCACATTTCCGTTTTGGTTAGTGATCAGCGAATGCCGGTTATGACAGGCGTTGAACTGCTACGAGAAGTCAAAGAACTTTCCCCTCACACCATTCGAATTTTGATGACCGGCTATACTGATTTGCAAGCCATTATCGATTCGGTAAATGTAGGCGAGATTTTCCGTTATATTAACAAACCCTGGCGCGTAGATAAACTGCGCGAAACCATTCGGTTTGCTTGTCGAGTTTCCAATGAACGCGCTTGGCTTACCGCACAAAAACAGGCCACCCAAGCAAGCAACTCGGCTGCGCCTGCCGCCAAATCACCCGCCAACAGTCAAGAGGTTTTGCTTTTTGTCGATAAAAATCCCGCTCATCTGAAAATATTTGAAGATTTTTTCACGCCGAAATACAAAGTGCTCACGGCAGAAACAGCAGAAAAAGCGATGATGATTTTGAATCACAACACGGTTTCCGTGGTTTCTTCTGATGTTAAAATTAGCCACGAGGATGGCAGTGATTTCTTAATTGTTGTTAAAGAGCGCTTCCCGAATGTCGCCACCGTGCTCATCACTGATGTTCGCGATGCCAATCTCGCTATTCGCATGGTGAATGAAGGCCAAGTGTATCGCTATCTCATTAAGCCATTTCCTCGCGAATCGCTTCGCTTAACAATCGACGCGGCAGTTTTGCATCACACCGTTCTAAAAGACAACCCATCCATGAACCTGAAACTTCAGGAGCAAATTTCTTTCAGCAATACCAAAGCCACCGGAACACGCTCGTTTCAGGAATTGCTCTCAGCCGTTCGGCAAAATTATGCTTCTCGCCCGATCTATTAA
- a CDS encoding ABC transporter substrate-binding protein codes for MRKLLSVVFLIGCFVGCGSRDDGQEPPLYKQAAGGKVYGGKFVYNETSDLPTLDPVQIGDVASHHVANQVYELLVDLDQKTLEIVPELAKSWEISEDGLTYTFHLRDSIYFHSSPCFPQATQKKMTASDVKYSFERVCDPNTQTKGFSIFKDRVVGATKYFEDLLSAKKDARDEVLDEVDGFVARNDTTFIIKLEKPFAPFLKTLTSAFCYVVPREAVIYYGTNFRMHPIGTGPFMFSEFKEGQYLKLERNPTYWQHDEAGNQLPFLDEIKVSFIRDLSTQLMEFSQGQLSECYRIPEELRPNWVSENGTLTDQYKNDFALQSVPALSVQYYGFNTKLEPFQKKLVRQAFSYAIDREKIAKYVLKGGVASPAHFGIVPPSMPKYDASKTKGYEFNPEKARKLLAEAGYPNGNSFPKVTLQLNSGGGRNEQVAEAVQAMLKENLNIEVALSIVEWSQHLESQERSKAPFFRAGWVADYPEPENFLNLFYGKLVPKKLDARSYPNTTRLESAVFDSLYEKALSTVNDSVRYALYQKAEQAAVAEAPMIFIFYDLDERLLNKDVRDYPINPMDRRDYKTVWFDRLETKTAAAKPETK; via the coding sequence ATGCGCAAGCTTCTTTCAGTTGTTTTTCTAATAGGATGTTTTGTCGGATGCGGAAGTAGAGATGACGGTCAAGAACCGCCGTTATACAAACAGGCAGCAGGTGGGAAAGTTTATGGCGGCAAGTTTGTTTATAATGAAACCTCTGATTTGCCAACACTTGATCCTGTTCAAATTGGTGATGTGGCCTCGCATCATGTGGCCAATCAAGTTTATGAGTTGCTGGTTGATCTTGATCAAAAAACGCTTGAAATTGTCCCTGAACTTGCCAAGAGCTGGGAAATTTCTGAGGACGGCTTAACCTACACCTTTCATTTACGCGACAGTATTTATTTTCATAGCTCACCTTGTTTTCCTCAGGCTACCCAAAAAAAAATGACAGCCAGCGATGTGAAATATTCGTTTGAGCGCGTTTGCGATCCGAATACGCAAACCAAAGGCTTTTCGATTTTTAAAGATAGGGTAGTCGGCGCAACCAAATACTTTGAGGATCTGCTTTCTGCCAAAAAAGATGCTCGCGATGAGGTGCTGGATGAGGTAGACGGCTTTGTCGCTCGCAACGACACCACATTTATCATCAAACTTGAAAAGCCATTTGCGCCATTTTTGAAAACCTTGACATCTGCGTTTTGCTATGTGGTGCCTCGCGAGGCGGTCATTTACTACGGCACAAATTTTCGAATGCACCCGATTGGAACAGGCCCATTCATGTTTTCCGAGTTCAAAGAAGGCCAATATTTGAAATTGGAGCGCAATCCAACTTACTGGCAGCATGATGAAGCTGGCAATCAACTGCCATTTTTGGATGAAATTAAAGTGTCCTTTATCCGTGATCTTTCCACGCAGTTGATGGAGTTTAGTCAAGGGCAACTTTCGGAGTGCTACCGCATTCCAGAAGAGCTGCGGCCAAATTGGGTTTCCGAAAACGGAACCCTAACCGATCAGTATAAAAATGATTTTGCCTTACAAAGTGTGCCAGCGCTTTCTGTTCAATATTATGGGTTCAATACGAAGCTCGAGCCGTTTCAAAAGAAACTTGTTCGTCAGGCATTCAGCTATGCGATTGATCGGGAAAAAATTGCCAAATATGTCTTGAAAGGCGGCGTGGCAAGCCCAGCGCATTTTGGCATTGTGCCGCCATCGATGCCGAAATACGATGCGAGCAAAACGAAAGGCTACGAGTTCAACCCGGAAAAAGCCCGCAAGTTGCTTGCCGAAGCAGGCTATCCAAACGGAAACAGTTTCCCGAAAGTCACGCTTCAGCTCAATAGCGGCGGCGGACGAAACGAGCAAGTTGCCGAAGCGGTTCAGGCAATGCTGAAGGAAAATTTGAATATCGAAGTCGCGCTTAGCATTGTGGAATGGTCGCAGCATTTGGAGTCGCAGGAGCGAAGCAAAGCGCCGTTTTTCCGCGCGGGCTGGGTCGCCGATTATCCCGAACCGGAAAATTTCCTAAATTTGTTTTATGGAAAGCTCGTCCCGAAAAAATTAGACGCCCGCAGCTATCCGAACACCACGCGCCTCGAAAGCGCCGTTTTCGATTCGCTTTACGAAAAAGCACTTTCAACCGTCAATGATTCCGTGCGCTACGCGCTGTATCAAAAAGCCGAACAAGCAGCGGTCGCCGAAGCGCCGATGATCTTCATTTTCTACGACCTTGATGAGCGCCTTTTGAATAAAGATGTTCGTGATTACCCGATCAATCCGATGGACCGACGCGACTACAAAACCGTTTGGTTTGACCGGTTGGAAACGAAAACGGCGGCAGCAAAGCCCGAAACGAAGTAA
- a CDS encoding ABC transporter ATP-binding protein, protein MQKLLELKNLKTYFNTEDGVAKAVDGVSYSLNKQETLGLVGESGCGKSVTALSIMRLIPTPPGFFAGGEIRFEGHDLLQASEAEMRKIRGNHISMIFQEPMTSLNPVYTCGSQIAEAVVLHQKLSAKEARNKSIEMLRLVGIPAPEQRFGEYPHQLSGGMRQRVMIAMALSCNPALLIADEPTTALDVTVQAQILELMNRLQSELGMGVIMITHDLGVIAEVSKQVAVMYASKIVEFGSVEQIFSNPLHPYTQGLLKSIPKIGEKIERLNVIEGSVPPSTHFPKGCNFCTRCPYADDTCWNEEPELQEYESGHTAACLKILELTRV, encoded by the coding sequence ATGCAGAAGCTGCTTGAACTGAAAAATCTGAAAACGTATTTCAACACGGAAGACGGCGTGGCGAAAGCGGTCGACGGCGTGAGTTATAGCCTGAACAAGCAAGAAACGCTTGGGCTTGTTGGCGAGTCGGGCTGCGGAAAATCGGTGACAGCGCTTTCCATTATGCGGCTCATTCCCACGCCGCCCGGGTTTTTTGCCGGTGGCGAAATTCGTTTCGAGGGGCACGATTTGCTTCAAGCGTCGGAGGCGGAGATGCGCAAAATCAGGGGAAATCACATCTCGATGATTTTCCAAGAACCGATGACTTCGCTCAATCCGGTTTATACCTGCGGCTCGCAAATTGCAGAAGCCGTTGTATTGCATCAAAAGCTTTCGGCAAAAGAAGCGCGAAACAAGTCGATTGAAATGCTTCGTTTGGTCGGGATTCCGGCGCCCGAGCAGCGATTCGGGGAATATCCGCATCAGCTCTCGGGCGGCATGCGCCAACGCGTGATGATTGCTATGGCGCTTTCTTGCAATCCGGCCTTGCTCATCGCCGACGAGCCGACCACCGCGCTGGATGTCACGGTGCAGGCGCAAATTTTGGAATTGATGAACCGCTTGCAATCGGAGCTTGGCATGGGCGTGATCATGATTACACACGATTTGGGCGTGATCGCGGAGGTCAGCAAACAGGTGGCCGTGATGTACGCGTCAAAAATTGTGGAATTCGGCAGCGTGGAGCAAATTTTCTCAAACCCGCTTCATCCCTACACGCAAGGGCTCTTGAAATCGATTCCGAAAATCGGGGAAAAAATTGAACGGCTGAATGTGATTGAAGGCAGCGTGCCGCCCTCGACGCATTTTCCGAAGGGTTGTAATTTTTGCACCCGCTGTCCTTACGCCGACGACACCTGCTGGAACGAAGAACCCGAACTTCAGGAATACGAATCCGGCCACACGGCGGCGTGTTTGAAAATTTTGGAACTGACGAGGGTTTAA
- a CDS encoding M16 family metallopeptidase, translated as MKPIEFSEFDLPNGLHCIVYENHRSPIVTVDVWYHVGSKNESPERTGFAHLFEHMMFQGSANVGKTEHFSYVQNAGGSLNGSTTQDRTNYYETLPSNRLELGLWLESDRMMSLQVTAENFENQREVVKEERRMHYDNRPYGTVYEEMCARLFIDHPYKWIPIGSMKHLEDATLSDAQDFYNTFYAPNNATLILSGDVTLEKARTLAEKYFGEIAPSQHDIPRPKAESTLLNREITETFHDNVQLPALFMAYRICDIKHPDSDVLGAISDILSDGESSRLYRKLVYEEQLVRSIDTHSMPLEQPGLFFISAIGMPDTDLNAVKARIDEEMAKIIAGEVGEAELEKAKNGAEMGIIKSFSTIMGTGENLAHFHTYYGSASEINNELERVSNITPDDVQRAAKKYFETDGRVVLYWLPK; from the coding sequence ATGAAACCTATCGAATTTTCCGAGTTTGATTTGCCAAACGGCCTGCATTGCATCGTTTATGAAAATCATCGTTCTCCGATTGTGACGGTGGATGTGTGGTATCATGTTGGGTCAAAAAACGAGTCGCCAGAACGAACCGGTTTTGCGCACCTTTTCGAGCACATGATGTTTCAAGGCTCGGCCAATGTGGGAAAAACCGAGCATTTTTCTTATGTGCAAAACGCGGGCGGCTCGCTCAACGGATCAACCACGCAAGATCGAACAAATTATTATGAAACCCTGCCTTCAAATCGCTTGGAACTTGGTCTGTGGCTGGAATCGGATAGAATGATGAGTTTGCAAGTCACGGCTGAAAATTTTGAAAACCAACGCGAAGTCGTTAAGGAAGAACGCCGAATGCACTACGATAATCGGCCTTACGGCACAGTTTATGAGGAAATGTGCGCCAGGCTTTTTATCGACCATCCTTACAAATGGATTCCCATCGGCTCTATGAAACATCTTGAAGACGCTACCTTGAGCGACGCACAGGATTTTTACAATACATTTTACGCGCCAAACAACGCCACGCTGATTCTTTCTGGCGACGTCACTTTGGAAAAAGCCAGAACGCTTGCGGAAAAATATTTCGGTGAAATCGCACCGAGCCAGCATGACATTCCGCGTCCAAAAGCCGAGTCCACCTTACTGAACCGGGAAATCACAGAGACCTTTCACGATAATGTGCAGCTTCCAGCACTTTTCATGGCCTATCGAATTTGCGATATTAAACATCCAGATTCTGATGTTTTGGGCGCGATTAGCGACATTCTCTCGGACGGCGAAAGTTCTCGGCTCTACCGCAAATTGGTTTATGAAGAGCAATTGGTTCGCTCTATCGATACGCATTCCATGCCGTTGGAGCAGCCAGGCTTGTTTTTCATTAGCGCAATCGGCATGCCTGACACCGATTTAAATGCCGTGAAAGCGCGCATCGATGAGGAAATGGCGAAAATTATTGCGGGCGAAGTTGGAGAAGCCGAATTAGAAAAAGCCAAAAATGGCGCTGAAATGGGCATCATTAAAAGTTTTTCCACCATTATGGGAACAGGTGAAAACTTGGCTCATTTCCATACCTATTACGGCAGCGCAAGCGAAATTAATAACGAACTGGAGCGTGTCAGCAACATTACGCCCGACGATGTGCAGCGCGCGGCTAAAAAGTATTTTGAAACAGACGGACGCGTTGTTTTATATTGGCTTCCAAAATGA
- a CDS encoding sigma-70 family RNA polymerase sigma factor, whose product MRQLKISKQITNRESQSLDRYLQEIGKFDLLTAQEEIELTRQIKKGDGQPIDSKEYREARRALEKLIKANLRFVVSVAKQYQNQGLSLGDLINEGNLGLIKAAKRFDETRGFKFISYAVWWIRQSILQALAEQSRIVRLPLNRVGTLNKIGKAFSQLEQEYERDPSTEELAHLLDMNSSEITDTLKIAGRHISVDAPFAQGDDNRLLDVLQNDSQRPDHGLLQESLRLEVERSLSALSPREADVIRSYFGIGMENPLTLEEIGERFKLTRERVRQIKEKAIRRLRHSPYSNVLKEYIGH is encoded by the coding sequence ATGCGCCAACTGAAAATCAGTAAGCAAATCACCAATCGCGAAAGTCAATCTCTTGACAGATATCTTCAAGAAATCGGAAAGTTTGATTTGCTCACTGCGCAGGAAGAAATTGAGCTGACACGACAGATAAAAAAAGGTGATGGGCAACCCATTGACTCGAAAGAGTATCGAGAAGCTCGCCGTGCGTTAGAAAAGCTGATCAAAGCGAACTTGCGATTTGTGGTTTCGGTTGCAAAGCAATATCAAAACCAAGGGCTTTCGCTTGGCGATTTGATTAACGAAGGCAATTTGGGCTTGATTAAAGCCGCCAAGCGGTTTGATGAAACCCGCGGATTCAAGTTTATTTCTTATGCGGTGTGGTGGATTCGCCAGTCGATTTTGCAAGCGCTTGCTGAGCAATCGCGCATTGTGCGCCTGCCGCTCAACCGCGTCGGGACGCTCAATAAAATCGGCAAAGCGTTCAGCCAGCTCGAGCAAGAATACGAACGCGATCCGAGCACAGAAGAACTGGCACATTTGCTCGACATGAACTCGTCCGAAATCACGGACACGCTGAAAATCGCCGGACGGCATATTTCAGTTGATGCACCGTTTGCTCAGGGCGACGACAACCGTTTGCTCGATGTGCTTCAAAACGACTCGCAGCGCCCCGATCATGGCTTGCTCCAAGAGTCGCTTCGGCTTGAAGTCGAGCGCTCGCTTTCGGCACTTTCGCCGCGCGAAGCCGATGTAATTCGCTCGTATTTTGGCATCGGCATGGAAAATCCGCTGACGCTTGAGGAAATCGGCGAGCGCTTTAAGCTCACCCGCGAGCGCGTCCGGCAAATCAAGGAAAAAGCGATTCGCCGCTTGCGCCATTCGCCATATAGCAATGTGCTAAAAGAATATATCGGACACTAA
- a CDS encoding EutN/CcmL family microcompartment protein: protein MFLGKILGTVWATQKDPSLVGEKMQVVQPLSVHHKPVGRPLIALDSIGAGVGETVFYVTSSEATIPIKEQKKVKAVPTDATIVGIVDRIDVSNYQEL from the coding sequence ATGTTTTTAGGCAAAATACTTGGCACGGTTTGGGCAACCCAAAAAGACCCGTCACTTGTGGGGGAAAAAATGCAAGTGGTTCAGCCGTTAAGTGTTCATCATAAACCTGTGGGGCGTCCGTTGATTGCATTGGATAGCATTGGCGCAGGCGTGGGCGAAACGGTTTTTTATGTCACTTCTTCCGAAGCAACCATTCCCATTAAAGAACAAAAAAAAGTTAAAGCCGTCCCAACTGATGCTACCATTGTGGGCATTGTGGATAGGATTGACGTTTCTAATTATCAGGAATTATAA
- a CDS encoding TrkH family potassium uptake protein, giving the protein MAKRLLFIKSSTQKDSTVAPRFIEQNQERLLKWIRSSLLLLAILAVVSIITDYGFPHDTETTYWLQRLDFFILTGFLGLGCARLILEEDKLQYAKDHWIDLVILVLILLHLILPLPISNLLPTHDGLLNLESLTRFYIILTQFFVLLPLIPPFLRYSQKLMTYNIQPTMLILVSFAILILIGALLLLLPRATVSQPLSFVDALFMSTSAVCVTGLIVVDTATYFTTLGHTILLVLMQIGGLGIMTLTTFFAYILGSDAKLKEYSAMKDLLGEENLGKIRQTVIQIALTTFVIEFLGAISLYGFLPPHSFDSHKEKLFFSIFHAISAFCNAGFALKTDNLMDTTFRYNEGALLTVMSLIVLGGIGFPVLSNMGSVLYAKVFNQKGSWASKRLTVHSKLVLITTGLLLLVGTLGFYLLETNKTLAELPFHQKFLAALFHSVSARTAGFNTVDIGKLATPTLFFMSLLMWIGASPGSTGGGVKTTTAALSLLNIIAIVSGKNRIEVFRKQVSTVAVIKAFSTMLLSIIYIATVLFILLITEHLPLESIAFEIVSALGTVGLSTGITSQLSTFGKIVITITMFFGRIGLLSTLIALTKKRSIARYRYTEENVLVN; this is encoded by the coding sequence ATGGCGAAGCGACTATTATTTATCAAATCATCAACGCAAAAAGACAGCACTGTTGCGCCACGCTTTATTGAGCAAAATCAGGAGCGTTTGCTAAAATGGATTCGCAGCAGTTTGCTTCTTTTGGCGATTCTGGCTGTTGTTTCTATCATCACCGATTATGGATTCCCTCACGACACGGAAACGACTTATTGGCTACAACGACTTGATTTTTTCATTTTAACCGGTTTTCTCGGGCTTGGCTGCGCACGACTGATTTTGGAGGAAGATAAACTCCAATACGCCAAAGATCATTGGATAGACTTGGTTATTTTAGTCCTTATTTTGCTGCACCTTATTTTGCCGCTTCCGATTTCCAACTTGCTGCCCACACATGACGGACTTTTGAACTTAGAATCCTTAACGCGATTTTATATCATCCTCACGCAATTTTTTGTACTGCTGCCCTTAATTCCGCCTTTTTTGCGTTACAGCCAAAAGCTGATGACCTACAACATTCAGCCTACCATGCTGATTTTGGTGAGTTTCGCCATTTTGATATTGATTGGCGCGCTGCTCCTGCTGCTGCCAAGAGCAACCGTTTCACAACCGCTTTCTTTTGTAGATGCACTTTTTATGTCGACAAGCGCGGTTTGCGTGACCGGTTTGATCGTCGTCGATACCGCCACTTACTTTACAACACTTGGCCATACGATTTTGCTCGTGCTAATGCAAATCGGCGGACTTGGCATCATGACCCTGACAACTTTTTTCGCCTACATTCTCGGTAGCGACGCCAAGCTGAAAGAATACTCCGCGATGAAAGATTTGCTCGGCGAAGAAAACCTTGGCAAAATTCGCCAAACCGTTATTCAAATCGCCCTAACAACTTTTGTTATCGAGTTTTTAGGCGCCATTTCCTTGTATGGTTTTTTGCCGCCCCATTCTTTTGACTCGCACAAGGAAAAGCTTTTTTTCTCAATATTTCACGCCATTTCAGCGTTTTGCAACGCCGGCTTCGCGCTCAAAACCGACAACTTAATGGACACAACCTTTCGCTACAATGAGGGCGCGCTGCTCACGGTGATGTCTCTTATTGTGCTCGGCGGCATTGGTTTTCCAGTTTTATCCAACATGGGATCGGTTTTGTATGCAAAAGTTTTCAATCAAAAAGGAAGTTGGGCATCTAAGCGCCTTACGGTGCATTCAAAATTGGTGCTGATCACAACGGGCCTATTGCTTTTGGTTGGCACGCTTGGATTTTACTTGCTTGAAACCAACAAAACCCTTGCCGAACTGCCTTTTCACCAAAAATTTCTGGCGGCGCTGTTTCATTCTGTTTCTGCCAGAACGGCGGGCTTCAACACGGTTGACATTGGCAAACTTGCAACGCCAACCTTGTTTTTCATGTCGCTTTTGATGTGGATTGGCGCGTCGCCTGGTTCTACCGGCGGCGGCGTGAAAACAACCACTGCGGCGCTTTCGCTGTTGAACATCATCGCGATTGTGTCGGGCAAAAATCGCATTGAAGTTTTTCGCAAGCAAGTTTCCACCGTAGCGGTTATCAAAGCGTTTAGCACAATGCTGCTTTCAATTATTTATATCGCCACCGTTCTGTTCATTTTGCTGATAACCGAACATCTTCCGTTAGAATCCATCGCGTTTGAAATCGTCTCGGCGTTAGGAACGGTTGGGCTTTCCACCGGCATCACTTCGCAGCTCAGCACATTCGGAAAAATCGTCATCACGATAACAATGTTTTTCGGGCGTATCGGCTTGCTTTCCACGTTGATTGCGCTGACGAAAAAGCGCAGCATTGCACGATATCGCTACACCGAAGAAAATGTGTTGGTGAATTAA
- a CDS encoding ABC transporter ATP-binding protein, with amino-acid sequence MELKAEQLKKQFGNRIVFQGLSFETSSPVPLAITGANGSGKSTLLKVLAGLERATSGIVRYSEKGKDIPIDQLRLTLGFVAPYLNLYGNLSGYENILFSIQAKNLNIQNSAVDELFEYFQLRLAKHQLLKTYSSGMIQRVRFIQALIANPQVLFLDEPTTTLDTAGKSLFWNYVLSAQQLRLLIIASNDEDDLKHCKHRICMESFKK; translated from the coding sequence ATGGAACTAAAAGCCGAACAGCTCAAAAAACAGTTTGGAAACAGAATCGTTTTTCAAGGGTTATCTTTTGAAACGTCCTCTCCTGTGCCACTTGCCATTACAGGTGCAAATGGCAGTGGAAAGTCTACGCTGCTCAAAGTGCTTGCTGGACTTGAGCGGGCAACTTCTGGAATTGTTCGCTATTCAGAAAAGGGAAAGGATATTCCTATCGATCAGCTTCGCCTAACGCTTGGATTCGTTGCACCATACCTTAATTTGTATGGCAATTTAAGCGGTTATGAAAATATTTTGTTTTCCATTCAAGCAAAAAACCTTAACATTCAGAACAGCGCAGTAGATGAACTTTTCGAATATTTTCAATTACGCCTTGCAAAACATCAGCTCTTAAAAACATACTCCTCTGGAATGATTCAGCGTGTGCGTTTTATTCAAGCCTTGATCGCAAATCCACAAGTGCTCTTTTTAGACGAACCCACCACAACGCTCGACACTGCCGGCAAATCTCTATTTTGGAATTATGTGCTTTCCGCCCAACAGCTCCGACTGTTGATTATTGCCAGCAACGACGAGGATGACTTAAAACATTGTAAACATAGGATTTGTATGGAGTCGTTTAAGAAATGA
- a CDS encoding EutN/CcmL family microcompartment protein produces MTLGKVIGTLWATRKDEGLRGLKLQIVRHLELDYKPKDSFVVAVDSVGAGVGEIVLLASGSSARQTEITQNKPVDAVIMAIVDKVDIAD; encoded by the coding sequence ATGACTTTAGGCAAAGTAATTGGAACGCTGTGGGCAACCCGAAAAGATGAAGGCCTTCGTGGCTTGAAGCTTCAAATTGTTCGGCATCTTGAATTGGATTATAAACCAAAGGATAGTTTTGTGGTGGCGGTCGACTCGGTTGGCGCAGGCGTGGGGGAAATTGTTTTGCTTGCCTCCGGCAGTTCGGCACGACAAACGGAGATCACACAAAATAAGCCTGTTGATGCGGTGATTATGGCGATTGTAGATAAAGTGGATATTGCAGATTGA